A region from the Aphis gossypii isolate Hap1 chromosome 1, ASM2018417v2, whole genome shotgun sequence genome encodes:
- the LOC114124214 gene encoding receptor expression-enhancing protein 5-like has protein sequence MTTATKIELVRNIIDEALNDRSKPWDAAFRRAEALTGLPRFKVLLCVILFTSVLFVYGASAELMSNAIGLVYPAVTTVSLMVSPPVWRKYDLVTAAAEARNEKYTYWMTFAAMLIVETLCRPILRFVPLYQMCRTWFLIWCFAPIRRNGSAFIYDAVIRPCFEHGVVGLISNKLF, from the coding sequence ATGACCACTGCTACGAAGATCGAATTGGTGAGGAACATCATCGACGAAGCGTTGAACGACAGATCGAAACCTTGGGACGCGGCGTTCCGGCGGGCGGAAGCGCTGACCGGTCTGCCCAGGTTCAAGGTGCTGCTGTGCGTCATTCTGTTCACGTCGGTGCTGTTCGTGTACGGGGCCAGCGCGGAACTGATGAGCAACGCCATCGGGCTAGTCTACCCTGCGGTGACCACCGTGTCGCTGATGGTCTCGCCGCCGGTGTGGCGCAAGTACGACCTcgtcaccgccgccgccgaggCGCGCAACGAGAAGTACACTTACTGGATGACGTTCGCGGCGATGTTGATAGTGGAAACGCTGTGCCGGCCGATCCTGCGGTTCGTGCCGCTGTACCAGATGTGCAGGACGTGGTTCCTGATCTGGTGTTTCGCGCCGATCCGGCGCAACGGTTCCGCGTTCATATACGACGCGGTCATACGACCGTGTTTCGAGCATGGCGTCGTCGGACTCATCTCCaacaagttattttaa